One window of Gloeothece citriformis PCC 7424 genomic DNA carries:
- a CDS encoding Uma2 family endonuclease, which yields MVQLQPSSEEEVIYPDSDGQPMADNTKQFRWIVIIKENLDWLFANDPNVFVAGDLLWYPVEGNNKIRQAPDAMVVFGRPKGDRGSYKQWQEANIAPQVVFEILSPGNRRAEMNRKLLFYDRFGVEEYYLYDPEQNNLSGWVRREGFLDVIESIDNWVSPRLNIRFNLVSPQLQIFYPDGSQFLTYTEISQRAQEAEQRAEQAETRAQEAEQRAARLAEKLRSMGIEPDEE from the coding sequence ATGGTTCAATTACAGCCATCCTCAGAAGAAGAAGTTATCTACCCCGATAGCGATGGTCAACCCATGGCCGATAATACTAAACAATTTCGCTGGATTGTTATTATTAAGGAAAATTTAGACTGGTTATTTGCTAACGATCCTAATGTGTTCGTAGCTGGAGACTTGTTATGGTATCCAGTGGAAGGGAATAATAAAATTCGTCAAGCACCTGATGCTATGGTAGTGTTTGGTAGACCAAAAGGCGATCGCGGTTCTTATAAACAGTGGCAAGAGGCTAATATTGCTCCTCAAGTGGTTTTTGAAATTCTTTCCCCTGGAAATAGACGGGCAGAAATGAACCGAAAATTGCTCTTTTATGACCGTTTTGGGGTAGAAGAATATTATCTCTATGATCCTGAGCAAAATAATTTGAGCGGTTGGGTGAGGCGAGAAGGCTTTTTAGATGTGATTGAGTCTATTGATAATTGGGTTAGTCCACGATTAAATATTCGTTTTAACCTTGTCAGTCCTCAATTGCAAATTTTCTACCCTGATGGGAGTCAGTTTTTAACCTATACAGAAATCTCTCAACGCGCCCAGGAAGCCGAACAACGCGCCGAACAAGCGGAAACACGCGCCCAGGAAGCCGAACAACGCGCCGCCAGATTGGCAGAGAAATTACGCTCAATGGGCATTGAGCCAGATGAAGAATAA
- a CDS encoding NACHT domain-containing protein, whose protein sequence is MMAILNRTQELPRDRAKLYERASEVLLHQWDFETKEGLTDPELKRYLYNIDLRDKKEILRLVANAMQAGEKGLAANLIYREDLERILAQYLESTGIGKRDANDLTDLIIKQLRHRNFILCSLGGNTFAFVHRTFLEYFCACQFYERFKKRGLEGGITLEELKTEVFGQHWSDSSWREVLRLIIGMLSAEFPKDIADELINYLIDLDGKEKEFSNIFLAVDCFSELRNRSAHGEVSQRLLDYLQSLTKLDREFVINKNLQEKAVSTIGTIWQDDPIAWRVLQFIAQSRNVWFVKEEAVNQLSIIAKIHGEALSFLQQLAQKGESRARAISALAKHWRDEPETFPIIQQLAQKGEWSAIDALAKHWRDDPQTFPFIQQQAQKGEWSAIYVLAEHWPDEPETFPIIQQQAQKGEWSAIYVLAEHWPDEPETFPIIQQQAQKGEWSAISALAEHWHDEPETLPIIQQLAQKAEGSAIYVLARYYPELELT, encoded by the coding sequence ATGATGGCAATTCTGAATCGAACTCAAGAATTACCTAGAGATAGAGCTAAACTCTATGAACGAGCATCAGAGGTTTTATTGCATCAATGGGATTTTGAAACTAAGGAAGGATTGACCGATCCTGAACTGAAAAGATATTTATATAATATCGATCTGCGAGATAAAAAGGAAATTTTGCGTTTAGTGGCTAATGCCATGCAAGCCGGAGAAAAAGGATTAGCCGCTAATTTAATTTATCGAGAAGATTTAGAAAGGATTTTAGCTCAATATCTTGAGTCCACTGGAATTGGAAAACGAGATGCTAACGATCTCACTGATTTGATTATTAAACAACTCCGCCACCGCAATTTTATTTTATGTTCTTTAGGGGGAAATACTTTTGCATTTGTTCATCGGACTTTTTTAGAATATTTCTGTGCTTGTCAGTTTTATGAAAGGTTTAAAAAACGAGGACTAGAAGGGGGAATTACTCTTGAGGAATTAAAAACAGAGGTATTTGGTCAACATTGGTCGGATAGTTCTTGGCGAGAAGTTCTGCGTTTAATAATTGGGATGCTGAGTGCAGAATTTCCTAAAGATATAGCTGATGAACTGATTAATTATCTTATTGATTTAGATGGAAAAGAAAAAGAATTTAGTAATATATTTTTAGCAGTAGATTGTTTTTCAGAATTACGAAACCGTTCTGCTCATGGTGAAGTTAGTCAGCGCTTATTAGACTATCTTCAATCTTTGACAAAACTTGACAGAGAATTTGTTATAAACAAAAATTTACAGGAAAAGGCAGTTTCTACAATTGGAACAATTTGGCAAGATGATCCGATAGCATGGAGAGTGCTTCAATTCATAGCACAGTCAAGAAATGTTTGGTTTGTAAAAGAAGAAGCTGTCAACCAATTATCAATAATTGCCAAAATTCATGGTGAAGCTTTATCTTTTTTACAACAACTAGCTCAAAAGGGTGAAAGTCGTGCGCGTGCGATCTCTGCTTTAGCCAAACATTGGCGCGATGAACCCGAAACTTTCCCCATCATCCAACAACTAGCTCAAAAGGGTGAATGGAGTGCGATCGATGCTTTAGCCAAACATTGGCGCGATGACCCCCAAACTTTCCCCTTTATCCAACAACAAGCTCAAAAGGGTGAATGGAGTGCGATCTATGTTTTAGCCGAACATTGGCCTGATGAACCGGAAACTTTTCCCATTATCCAACAACAAGCTCAAAAGGGTGAATGGAGTGCGATCTATGTTTTAGCCGAACATTGGCCTGATGAACCGGAAACTTTTCCCATTATCCAACAACAAGCTCAAAAGGGTGAATGGAGTGCGATCTCTGCTTTAGCCGAACATTGGCACGATGAACCCGAAACCTTACCCATTATCCAACAACTAGCTCAAAAGGCTGAAGGGAGTGCGATCTATGTTTTAGCCCGATATTACCCAGAGTTGGAATTAACTTAG
- a CDS encoding ABC-F family ATP-binding cassette domain-containing protein: MLRLEHISKIYPTGEVLKDINWEVKPEERVGLIGVNGAGKSTQLKIIMGKIEPTAGEVIRPASLHIAYLTQEFEVDPTRTVREEFWTVFAEANEVQHQLTQVQREMEMADPDDLDPLIKKLDKFQRKFEALDGYVLESQIEKILPEMGFSPEDGDRLVSSFSGGWQMRMSLGKILLQSPDILLLDEPTNHLDLETIEWLENYLKGLKTPMVIISHDREFLDRLCTKIVETERGVSTTYLGNYSAYLQQKEEAKLAQLSAYEHQQKEIEKQQVFVERFRASATRSTQAKSREKQLEKIERIEAPISDLKTLKFQFPPAPRSGREVVIIEDLVHTYNDNILFLGANLLIERGDRIAFLGPNGAGKSTLLRLMMGMEKASEGVVNLGKHNVIPSYFEQNQAEALDLQKTVMETIHDEVPEWKNEEVRTLLGRFLFTKETVFKKVEALSGGEKARLALAKMLLRPANLLILDEPTNHLDIPAKEMLEEALCNYDGTVIIVSHDRYFISKVANKIVEIREGELIAYAGDYHYYLSKIEEEKEKERQRIEAEKKAAKKAEQATKKKKKKEKVA, from the coding sequence ATGCTGCGATTAGAACATATCAGTAAAATATATCCTACAGGAGAAGTCCTCAAGGATATTAACTGGGAAGTCAAACCCGAAGAACGAGTAGGATTGATTGGGGTAAATGGTGCAGGAAAATCCACCCAACTCAAGATTATTATGGGGAAAATTGAACCCACAGCAGGAGAAGTGATTCGGCCAGCCAGTTTACACATTGCTTATCTGACCCAAGAATTTGAAGTTGATCCGACTCGCACCGTCAGAGAGGAATTCTGGACAGTCTTTGCAGAAGCTAACGAGGTTCAACACCAATTAACCCAGGTTCAGCGAGAGATGGAAATGGCTGATCCTGATGATTTAGATCCGTTAATTAAAAAATTAGATAAATTTCAGCGCAAATTTGAAGCTTTAGATGGGTATGTTCTAGAATCCCAAATTGAGAAAATTTTACCGGAAATGGGGTTTAGTCCTGAAGATGGCGATCGCTTAGTCAGTTCCTTTAGTGGAGGTTGGCAAATGCGAATGAGTTTAGGAAAAATTCTCTTACAAAGTCCTGATATTTTGCTTCTGGATGAACCGACTAACCATTTAGATTTAGAGACAATTGAATGGTTAGAAAACTACTTAAAGGGACTAAAAACCCCAATGGTTATTATCTCCCATGACCGAGAATTTTTAGACCGTCTATGTACGAAAATCGTCGAGACAGAACGGGGAGTGTCCACCACCTATTTAGGAAATTATTCTGCTTATCTTCAACAAAAAGAAGAAGCTAAATTAGCTCAATTAAGTGCTTATGAGCATCAACAAAAAGAAATAGAAAAACAGCAAGTCTTTGTGGAGCGTTTCCGAGCTAGTGCCACCCGCAGCACCCAAGCTAAAAGTAGAGAAAAACAACTAGAAAAAATAGAGAGAATAGAAGCCCCAATTTCCGATTTAAAAACCCTTAAATTCCAATTTCCCCCCGCTCCTCGCAGTGGTCGAGAAGTAGTAATTATAGAAGATTTAGTCCATACTTATAATGATAATATCTTATTCTTAGGGGCAAATTTATTAATAGAACGAGGCGATCGCATTGCTTTTTTAGGCCCCAATGGTGCAGGAAAATCGACGCTTTTACGGTTGATGATGGGAATGGAAAAAGCCAGTGAGGGAGTAGTAAATCTTGGGAAACATAACGTTATTCCAAGTTACTTTGAGCAAAACCAAGCTGAAGCTTTAGATTTACAAAAAACTGTCATGGAAACCATTCATGATGAAGTTCCGGAGTGGAAAAATGAGGAAGTTCGCACTCTTTTAGGAAGATTTTTATTTACTAAAGAGACAGTATTTAAGAAAGTTGAAGCTTTAAGCGGAGGAGAAAAAGCCCGATTAGCTTTAGCTAAAATGTTATTACGTCCGGCTAATTTATTAATCTTAGATGAGCCAACAAACCATCTAGATATTCCCGCTAAAGAGATGTTAGAAGAGGCTTTATGTAATTATGACGGAACAGTAATTATTGTCTCCCACGACCGTTATTTTATCTCTAAGGTGGCTAATAAAATCGTTGAAATTCGAGAGGGGGAGTTAATCGCTTATGCAGGAGATTATCATTATTATCTCAGCAAAATAGAAGAAGAAAAAGAAAAAGAACGTCAACGAATAGAAGCCGAGAAAAAAGCAGCGAAAAAAGCTGAACAAGCCACTAAGAAAAAGAAGAAAAAAGAAAAAGTAGCTTAA
- a CDS encoding WD40 repeat domain-containing serine/threonine protein kinase translates to MRCLQCHYEGIDPLTELCPNCGVYLPSLLREVLPKGTQLKNNTYQIDYALGRGSFGITYQAHHNILGYRVAIKEFFPQDYAIRNTNNGEITIPHNQEENFQKGLKRFLKEGQLLVQLNHPNVVKIQDLFAEKNTAYIVMELIEGATLGLELDSQPGKKLLPRRVEILMEQLVSALTAIHEAGIFHLDIKPNNILVTSKDRLVLVDFGSAKQVASNSINRTRFFTESYAAPEVIIGGKIGRESDVFELGMLLYEMLTGTLPPKALTRLFEGDTFTPHSLDNPWRTLVTSALHLKQEYRPKTVKEWWESRYKNFNSPGFSSGNGTSEKPLGMTLRGYFVLPFFKEQGMQRRFGRGLIKKVFFIKDNLAVVIAAGGTALFELKSGETLWEIDCPADKGTLSLDCSQLALIWQEIIYIWDLKTGGLLQQLKGHSKLINDVAFSPDGQILVSGSNDESLKVWDVISGQIIYHLQGHNAAVTCVSFSSDGRFIASGSRDQSVRIWLLDSGQEFRVLESPNLGIESIAFSVDNQWIATGSRDHKVRLWTIESAEILDRFDGHKDWVTSVAFSQDGHLLAFAGGINDKKIRVWNLISQKEILPLEGHGNTVNTIMFSPDSRYLISGSYDYTLRVWDLNEGGEIQQLKKHTNWVYTVACSPDNRLITCAGNDHLIHVWDSVQNRKIMSLAGHTDFVTSLAFSEDGKFLVSGSWDKTVRLWEVMSGKQLRCWPGHQDLIKSVAFSPNKRFIASGSWDKTVRLWDLSSPRLTLTGGKGVRILKGHTQQVECVTFSLDNLLLASGSWDQTIRIWEVSSGQEVQQFHEHTSPVLSVAFSPDSQWLISGGKDNILILWDVMKGTIIHKLQGHTHYVNSVAFSPDGKLIVSGSHDCTVRLWDVESGSLLQVWQGHTNSVKSVCFSADGTFITSGDNDGVVRLWRV, encoded by the coding sequence ATGCGTTGTCTCCAGTGTCATTATGAAGGAATAGACCCTTTAACCGAACTTTGTCCGAATTGTGGTGTTTACCTACCATCCCTACTGCGGGAAGTTTTACCCAAGGGAACGCAATTAAAAAATAATACCTATCAAATAGATTATGCTCTAGGTCGAGGGAGTTTCGGCATTACTTATCAGGCTCATCATAACATTTTAGGCTATAGGGTTGCCATTAAAGAATTTTTTCCCCAAGACTATGCTATTCGTAACACTAATAACGGTGAAATTACGATTCCTCATAATCAAGAAGAAAATTTTCAAAAAGGGTTAAAACGGTTTCTTAAAGAAGGACAATTATTAGTTCAACTGAATCATCCTAATGTAGTCAAGATACAAGATTTATTCGCTGAAAAAAATACCGCTTATATTGTCATGGAGTTAATTGAGGGAGCAACGTTAGGGTTAGAATTAGATTCTCAACCCGGTAAAAAATTATTACCTCGGCGAGTCGAAATTTTGATGGAACAATTAGTCTCAGCACTAACAGCTATTCATGAAGCGGGAATTTTTCATTTAGATATTAAACCGAATAATATTTTAGTGACTTCAAAAGATCGATTAGTTTTAGTTGATTTTGGTTCAGCTAAACAGGTAGCCAGTAACAGTATTAATAGAACTCGTTTTTTTACTGAATCTTATGCTGCGCCAGAAGTCATTATAGGGGGAAAAATTGGCAGAGAAAGCGATGTATTTGAATTAGGAATGCTTCTTTATGAAATGTTAACTGGTACTTTGCCTCCCAAGGCGTTAACTCGATTATTTGAAGGAGATACATTTACTCCTCATTCCTTAGACAATCCCTGGCGAACTTTAGTCACTTCTGCCTTACATTTAAAGCAGGAATATCGTCCAAAAACGGTTAAAGAATGGTGGGAAAGTAGATATAAAAATTTTAACAGTCCTGGTTTTTCTTCTGGAAATGGAACATCGGAAAAGCCTCTAGGAATGACCTTGAGAGGATATTTTGTGTTACCTTTTTTTAAAGAACAGGGAATGCAAAGAAGATTCGGAAGAGGATTGATTAAAAAAGTATTTTTTATTAAAGATAATTTAGCCGTTGTCATTGCGGCTGGGGGAACAGCCTTATTTGAGCTTAAGAGTGGGGAAACGTTATGGGAAATAGATTGTCCTGCGGATAAAGGAACTCTCAGTCTAGATTGTTCTCAATTAGCTTTAATCTGGCAAGAAATTATTTATATTTGGGACTTAAAAACGGGAGGACTTTTACAACAATTAAAAGGGCATAGTAAATTAATTAATGATGTTGCTTTTAGTCCTGATGGTCAAATATTGGTATCAGGAAGTAACGACGAAAGTCTTAAAGTTTGGGATGTTATTTCTGGTCAAATTATTTATCACCTTCAAGGTCATAATGCGGCTGTAACTTGTGTTAGTTTTAGTTCCGATGGTCGTTTTATTGCCTCTGGAAGTCGAGATCAAAGTGTGAGAATTTGGTTACTCGACTCCGGTCAAGAATTTAGAGTTTTAGAAAGCCCTAATTTAGGAATTGAAAGTATCGCTTTTAGCGTAGATAATCAATGGATTGCTACTGGAAGTCGAGATCATAAAGTCCGATTATGGACGATAGAATCGGCAGAAATTTTAGATCGATTTGACGGACATAAAGACTGGGTTACTTCTGTTGCTTTTAGTCAAGATGGTCATTTACTCGCTTTTGCTGGTGGCATTAACGATAAAAAAATTCGAGTTTGGAATCTAATTTCTCAGAAAGAAATTTTGCCATTAGAGGGACATGGAAATACAGTCAATACGATCATGTTTTCTCCTGATAGTCGTTATTTAATTTCAGGAAGTTATGACTATACTTTACGGGTTTGGGATCTTAATGAAGGAGGGGAAATTCAACAACTTAAAAAACATACAAACTGGGTTTATACGGTGGCTTGTAGTCCTGATAATAGACTGATTACTTGTGCAGGAAACGATCATCTCATTCATGTATGGGATAGTGTACAAAACCGAAAAATAATGAGTTTAGCCGGTCATACTGATTTCGTAACGAGTTTAGCCTTTAGTGAGGATGGAAAATTTTTAGTCTCTGGAAGTTGGGATAAAACCGTGCGATTATGGGAAGTTATGAGTGGAAAACAATTACGCTGTTGGCCAGGACATCAAGACTTAATTAAAAGTGTTGCATTTAGTCCTAATAAACGATTTATTGCCTCTGGAAGTTGGGATAAAACTGTGCGATTGTGGGATCTATCTTCTCCCCGGTTGACTCTAACTGGAGGTAAAGGAGTCCGCATTCTTAAAGGTCATACTCAACAGGTAGAATGTGTTACTTTTAGTCTGGATAATTTATTATTGGCTTCTGGTAGTTGGGATCAAACTATTCGCATCTGGGAAGTGAGTTCCGGTCAGGAAGTCCAACAATTTCACGAACACACTAGCCCCGTTTTATCGGTAGCCTTTAGTCCTGACAGTCAATGGTTAATTTCTGGAGGAAAAGACAACATTTTAATCCTTTGGGATGTTATGAAAGGAACAATAATTCACAAATTACAAGGACATACGCACTATGTTAATAGTGTGGCATTTAGTCCAGATGGGAAGTTAATTGTTTCAGGGAGTCATGATTGTACAGTGCGGTTATGGGATGTAGAATCTGGATCACTCCTACAAGTTTGGCAAGGTCATACTAACTCGGTTAAAAGTGTTTGTTTTAGTGCCGATGGAACTTTTATTACCTCTGGAGATAATGATGGAGTTGTTCGATTATGGCGAGTTTAA
- a CDS encoding Ig-like domain-containing protein: MTKSVLQLQPIDKLSLSLIMAFSLVIGGLVWGGKACGDNCFFHNKPRVKEFSWDNQQIGAKDSSFIITFDRPMDQTSVEQNLIIDPPLGGKISWAGRRLAYTLNTPVPYGKTYQVHLRGAREKFREGNQSGQTVEPFFSQFTTRDRAFAYIGTQPNEQGQLILYNLTDNKKTILTPPNLVVMDFKFYPNGQKILFSAAQKSRGSFGIRELELYTVETEIQGDSKQELLPKIELILDNKDYQNNQFDLASDGETVVVQRVNRENPADFDLWMVKEGSKPERLNAPGGDFKITPDGQAVAVAQGQGIAIVPLKPDAEPLEFLPKFGQVLSFSRDGSAAAMVNFNTDNANLRYIRSLYYVNNQGVQKELLKVEGSIINCQFNPNGTALYCLLTQLLEDKEEYIEQPYFAKIDIKTGQLIPLVSLPDYRDIEISLAPDGLGILFDQVITRYDPTPNDPLTTDSGEAIVGSRLWLLIPPNGKPVKGTKPELNALPLVGFRPQWSP; this comes from the coding sequence ATGACTAAATCAGTATTACAATTACAACCGATAGATAAACTCTCCCTTAGCCTAATTATGGCGTTTAGTCTCGTCATTGGTGGCTTAGTTTGGGGGGGGAAAGCTTGCGGAGATAACTGTTTTTTTCACAATAAACCGAGGGTTAAAGAGTTTAGTTGGGACAATCAACAAATTGGGGCAAAAGATTCTTCTTTTATTATCACCTTTGATCGCCCAATGGATCAAACCAGTGTCGAACAAAATTTAATTATTGATCCTCCTTTAGGGGGTAAAATTAGCTGGGCGGGACGACGATTAGCCTATACTCTAAACACCCCTGTCCCCTATGGTAAAACCTATCAAGTGCATTTGCGAGGGGCTAGAGAAAAATTTAGAGAGGGGAATCAATCCGGACAAACGGTTGAACCTTTCTTTAGTCAGTTTACCACCCGCGATCGCGCTTTTGCCTATATTGGGACTCAACCGAATGAACAAGGGCAACTGATTCTCTACAATTTAACTGATAATAAAAAAACGATTCTCACCCCACCTAATTTAGTGGTGATGGATTTTAAATTTTATCCCAATGGTCAAAAAATCTTATTTTCTGCGGCGCAAAAAAGTCGAGGGAGTTTTGGCATTAGAGAATTAGAACTCTATACTGTAGAAACGGAAATTCAAGGAGATAGTAAACAGGAACTCTTACCTAAAATAGAGTTAATTTTAGATAATAAAGACTATCAAAATAATCAATTTGACCTAGCTTCCGATGGAGAAACGGTAGTCGTTCAACGGGTTAATCGAGAAAATCCCGCCGATTTCGATCTTTGGATGGTTAAAGAGGGGTCTAAACCAGAACGATTAAATGCCCCAGGAGGAGATTTTAAAATTACTCCCGATGGACAAGCGGTTGCTGTCGCCCAAGGTCAAGGAATTGCCATTGTCCCCTTAAAACCGGATGCTGAACCTTTAGAATTTTTGCCTAAGTTTGGTCAAGTTTTGAGTTTTTCTAGGGATGGTTCAGCCGCAGCAATGGTTAATTTTAATACGGATAATGCTAATTTACGCTATATCCGATCTTTGTATTATGTGAATAATCAGGGAGTGCAAAAAGAATTACTCAAAGTAGAAGGATCGATTATCAATTGTCAGTTTAATCCTAATGGAACAGCCCTTTATTGTTTGCTTACCCAGTTATTAGAAGACAAAGAAGAATATATTGAACAGCCTTACTTTGCTAAGATTGATATTAAAACCGGTCAACTTATTCCCTTAGTGAGTTTACCAGATTACCGAGATATTGAGATTAGTTTAGCTCCGGATGGATTGGGAATACTTTTTGATCAGGTGATTACTCGTTATGATCCTACACCTAATGACCCCTTAACAACCGATTCCGGCGAGGCAATTGTTGGGAGTCGTTTATGGTTATTAATTCCTCCTAATGGTAAGCCAGTTAAAGGAACTAAACCCGAATTAAATGCTTTACCTTTAGTCGGGTTTCGTCCTCAATGGTCGCCTTAA
- a CDS encoding glucosaminidase domain-containing protein — MGNIFVWINYLDTLKKLNLGKTQAIEQMLRLRNEVVFELRSRGCKSFVVPEDLNLSSAIEWINDRADSLDIALGIGLDYSQDSRVRGTYITYIANNLDRKKQAELVLLLLLQSLPNLISRGTQPDTHTVMRQLPFCRQVIIPSLQVTLGCLSNSEDKTIVFNEHPKLVQGLADGLMAWSREVTGVEPNQQSFELDFTLDYPSIDIRWNNRMYEEKGILVQGNPCLPINLVERLGINLTDFSQMNLSEYKGIVYLKAIDLQAYHLKIEWEHLSQTLILHSILSFDSHQFENIMGQGKLSEVQMMMFLKLNNEKALKDFPQIAKFYREEATIEGVNPDIAFSQMCLETDFLRFDGHQLTNHHNFANLGTLEGNELAIFAEPRLGVRSHIQHLKAYSCLEPLVQDIVAPRFSVIVRGIAPTVSRLSGRWSADLSYGDKIIAIVNRLYESANLL; from the coding sequence ATGGGGAATATTTTTGTTTGGATTAATTATTTAGATACCTTAAAAAAGTTAAACCTGGGAAAAACTCAAGCGATCGAGCAGATGCTCCGATTACGAAATGAGGTCGTATTTGAGTTACGTTCACGAGGATGTAAAAGTTTTGTTGTCCCAGAAGATCTTAATCTATCCTCTGCTATTGAATGGATTAATGACCGGGCAGATTCTCTCGATATTGCTTTAGGGATAGGATTAGATTATTCCCAAGATTCTAGGGTTAGAGGAACTTATATTACTTATATTGCTAACAATTTAGACCGAAAAAAACAGGCAGAACTGGTTTTATTACTATTATTACAAAGTCTTCCCAATTTAATCAGTCGAGGCACTCAACCGGATACTCATACAGTGATGAGACAATTACCTTTTTGTCGTCAAGTTATCATTCCTTCGTTACAAGTTACTCTCGGTTGTTTGAGTAACTCTGAAGATAAAACTATCGTATTTAATGAACATCCAAAATTAGTACAAGGACTTGCAGATGGGTTAATGGCTTGGAGTCGTGAAGTTACCGGAGTAGAACCTAATCAACAAAGTTTTGAGTTAGATTTTACTCTCGATTATCCGAGTATTGATATTCGATGGAATAATCGAATGTATGAAGAAAAAGGGATTCTAGTTCAGGGAAACCCTTGTCTTCCTATAAATTTAGTTGAACGTTTGGGGATCAACTTAACTGATTTCTCTCAAATGAATTTAAGTGAATATAAAGGGATCGTTTATCTCAAAGCGATTGATTTACAAGCTTATCATCTTAAGATTGAGTGGGAACATCTCAGTCAAACTCTGATTTTACACTCTATTTTATCTTTTGATTCTCATCAATTTGAGAATATTATGGGTCAAGGTAAACTGTCAGAAGTTCAGATGATGATGTTTTTAAAACTTAATAATGAAAAAGCGTTGAAAGATTTTCCCCAAATTGCTAAATTTTATCGAGAAGAGGCAACAATAGAAGGAGTTAATCCAGATATTGCTTTTTCTCAAATGTGTTTAGAAACTGATTTTTTACGCTTTGATGGTCATCAGCTAACTAATCATCATAATTTTGCTAATTTAGGCACATTAGAAGGGAATGAACTGGCTATTTTTGCCGAGCCTCGTCTTGGGGTCAGGTCTCATATTCAACATTTAAAAGCATACTCTTGTTTAGAACCTTTAGTTCAAGATATTGTTGCTCCTCGTTTTTCGGTTATCGTGCGAGGAATTGCCCCTACTGTTTCTCGTTTATCAGGACGATGGTCAGCAGATTTATCCTATGGAGATAAAATTATTGCTATCGTAAACCGTTTATATGAATCCGCTAATTTACTTTAA